The window CTGTCTACACGTTCCAGTGTCGGCGGCTCGCCCGTTTCGTCCATGATCGCGTGATCTTCGCGGGCGACAGCGCCCACATCGTTTCGCCCTTCGGTGCTCGCGGCGGCAATGGCGGCATCCAGGACGTCGACAATCTGGTCTGGAAGCTCGCGCTCGTGGTGACGGGCGAGGCGCCCCGGCGGCTGATCGATAGCTACGACGAGGAGCGTGTTCACGGGGCGGACGAGAACATCCTGCATTCGTCGCGGGCGACGTCCTTCATGACGCCAAAGACGCAGATGGAGCGCATCTTTCGGGACAGTGTGCTGGAGCTTGCCGGCGAACATGAATTCGCGCGGAGGCTGGTGAATTCGGGGCGGTTGTCGCGGCCGTGTTCGCTTGCGGGATTTCCGCTACAGACGGCCTGCTCGTCCGATGGCGGCGTCCAGCCGGGCGACGCTGCGCTGGATGCGCCGGTGGAGGGCGGCTGGCTGCTCGATCATCTCGGCGTCGGATTTGCCGTGTTGGCTGTGGAGGCCGAACTTCCGGCGGATGTGTCCGACGGCCTGAAACGCGTCGTCGTCGCGCGCGCGCCTCCATTCGCGCACGAAGGCGTCACGCTGACGGACAGCGAGGGACTGGTCGCCGCTCGATACGGCGCTGGACTGGTCTATCTCCTGCGGCCGGACCAGCACGTTGCTGCCCGCTTCAAGAACCCGACGCGTGCCGACATCGAGGCCGCATGGCTGCGCGCCAGGGGAGGTTCGCAATGAGCGATGACAGGACCATCGGCCGCGATCGGTTGGGTGCGCACGGGGACGACGTCTACGCTGCGCTGATGGCTGCGCATGAGGGGCTTACGTTTGAGGACAGCGCGCGGCTGAATGCACGGCTGGTATTGCTGTTGGCGAATGAGGTCGGCGATCCGGCGAGAATCAAGGCGCTGTTGGCCGCGGCGCGCTGAACGCCGGAAAAGGGGTCGTCGAGGCCTTTCGGCCGCGGCGGCGCTGCCCCTCATCCGCCCTTCGGGCACCTTCTCCCCGTGAACGGGGAGAAGGGATAAGCAGTGCGCTATTCCGCCGCCTCCGCGCCAATGACACCCCGCCGGATCTGGTCCTCCTCGATGCTCTCGAATAGCGCGCGAAAATTGCCCTCGCCGAAGCCCTCGTCGCCCTTGCGCTGGATGAACTCGAAGAAGATCGGGCCGATGACGGTCCTGGAGAAGATCTGGAGCAGAATCTTGGTCATACCGCCATTCACGACACCTTCGCCGTCGATGAGGATGCCGTGCTGCTTCATGCGATCCAGCGGCTCGTCGTGGCCGTTCACGCGGCTCTGCGACATCTCGTAATACGTTTCAGGCGGACCCGGCATGAATTTGAGGCCGTTGGCCGCGAGCCGGTCGGTCGCATCGTAAATGCCGTCCGTGCCGACCGCGATGTGCTGGATACCCTCGCCATTGTACTTCTTCAGATACTCCGCGATCTGGCTCGTATCGTCCTTGGATTCGTTGAGCGGAATGCGGATTTTGCCGCAGGGCGAGGTGATCGCCCGGCTAACGAGGCCGGTGATGCGGCCGTCGATGTCGAAGAAGTGGATCTGCGTGAAGCCGAAAAGCTTGCGATAGAAATCCCACCACGTGTCCATGTTGCCGCGGAACACATTGTGGGTGAGATGGTCGAGATAATAGAAGCCCACGCCCTCGGGTTTCGGATCGCGCGCGCCCACCCAATCGAATTCGGCGTCGTAGGCGGAACCCTTTTCGCCATAGGTCTCGATGAAATAGAGGAGCGACCCGCCGATGCCGACGATCGCCGGCACGTCGAGCGCCTTGTCGTCGCCGACATAGGGCGTCGCGCCCTTGGCTACGGCATGATTGAAGGCGTGCTGTGCATCGACCACGCGCCAGGCCATCGAGGGCGCGCACGGGCCGTGTTCGCCGACGAAGCGCATGGCGTGCGAGCCTGGCTCTGCATTGATGATGTAGTTGATGTCGCCCTGCCGCCAGACCGAGATCGCCTTCGTCCTGTGCCGAGCGACCCTGGCATAGCCCATGCGGCTGAAAAGCGCTTCGAGCTTGGCCGGGTCTTCATGGGCGAATTCGACGAATTCGAAGCCGTCGGTTCCGGCCGGGTTTTCGGCGGTTATTGTCGCGGGCGGCGCGTCGTGCGGAAAGGGACCCATGGCATGTTCCTCTGGCAAATGTTCCTTGCCATCAGAATAGCGCGCAAGCGATGCAACAGGCTTGCATTCGGGTGCGTCTCGGCCAATCATGATGCGCAATTCATGCGTCGAACGGGGATGTTATGGCCGAGAGCGACAGGATCGATGGTTTTGACCGCAAGATACTCGCGCTTTTGCAGGACGATGCGCGTCTCACCAACAATGATTTGTCGCAGAAGGTGAACTTGTCGGCCTCGCAATGTTCGCGCAGGCGACAACGCCTTGAGGACGAAGGTTTCATCAGGGGTTACCGCGCGGTGCTCGACCGCGACCGGCTGGGCTTCCCGCTCGTCAACGTCATCACCGTCACGCTCGCGACCCACAATCGCGACAATGCGCGGCGCTTCGCCGATCTCCTGTCGCGCCTGCCGGAGGTGCAGGAGGCGCACGCGCTGACGGGCGAGATGGACTATATTTTGAAGGTCGTGACGCCCGATCTGAAGTCGCTCGCCGCCTTCGTCAACGATGTCCTGCTGCCCCACGAATCCGTCCAGCACGTCAAGACGGCGATCGTTCTGGAGACGCTGAAGGAAACGGCCTCGCTTCCTCTGTAGCCGGTGATCTCGCGTTACAAAAAAGCTGAGATCGGGCGCTTTATTGTTACATAAACTTCTGCAAGGATGCCGGTGTGTGACGTGGGTGGAAAACGGCTGGTGAGGAGCCGCCGCCTTTCGTCATCGAGAAATCGTTCAGGGAGGAACGGATGAAGACTGCATCCATAAAGTCACTCGTCATCGCCGCATCGATCGCGTCTGCCGCATGGCTGAGCACGACGACGGCTACGCTCGCGCAGGAGGTAACCCTGCGCCTTCACCAATTCCTGCCGGCGCAGGCGAACGTGCCGACGCATGTCCTCGATCCCTGGGCGAACAAGGTCGAGGCGGATTCCGGCGGGCGCATCAAGATCGAGCGCTATCCCGCGATGCAGCTCGGCGGCACGCCGCCGCAACTGATCGACCAGGCGACCGACGGCACCGTCGACATCGTCTGGACCCTGCCGGGTTCGACGCCGGGCCGCTTTCCGTCGACGGAAGTCTTCGAACTGCCCTTCATGATGACCAATGCCGAGGCCGCGTCACGCGCCTATTGGGATGTCTTCGAAAGCCGGATGAAGGACAACGAGTTCAAGGACCTCCACATCATCAGCACATGGGTGCATGGGCCGGGCGTCATCCATTCTAAGTCTCCGGTGGAGACGATGGACGATCTCCAGGGCATGAAGGTGAGGGCGCCGACGCGCATCATCACGTCACTGATCTCCGAACTCGGCGGCACACCCGTCGGCATGCCGATCCCGGCGGTTACGGAATCGCTCTCCAAGGGCGTCATCGATGGGGCGGTCACACCCTGGGAGGTCGTGCCGTCGCTCAAGGTTCACGAACTCGTCGGCAATCATACGGAGTTCGGCGGCGACCACGCGATCTATACCACCACCTTCGTTCTGGCGATGAACAAGGCGAAGTATGAGAGCCTGCCCGATGATCTGAAGAAGGTGATCGACGACAATTCGGGCCAGGACGTCTCGGCCCTCTTCGGCAAGACGCAGGAGGAATACGACGCGCCCGGCAGGGAACTCGCGGTTGGCCGCAACAACAACATCGTCGAGCTGACGGCCGAGCAGGCGGATGAGTGGAAAGCCGCTGCCCAGCCGGTGATCGATAACTGGGTCGCTGAAATGGACGGCAAGGGCCTCGACGGCAAGGGCCTGCTGGAAGAGGCGCGCCGGCTGATCGACAAGTATACCGCGGCACAATAGCGAGCCGAGGGATCGAGACGAAGCGGGCGGCAGCGAGCCGCCCGTTGCGCCTGATGCCAGCGCGCCCGTGCAGCAGGGACTTTACCGTCTGCCGGGTCGCACGCGGGCTTTCACATCATTATGTTATGT is drawn from Mesorhizobium sp. CAU 1732 and contains these coding sequences:
- a CDS encoding DUF2783 domain-containing protein → MSDDRTIGRDRLGAHGDDVYAALMAAHEGLTFEDSARLNARLVLLLANEVGDPARIKALLAAAR
- the hppD gene encoding 4-hydroxyphenylpyruvate dioxygenase, which codes for MGPFPHDAPPATITAENPAGTDGFEFVEFAHEDPAKLEALFSRMGYARVARHRTKAISVWRQGDINYIINAEPGSHAMRFVGEHGPCAPSMAWRVVDAQHAFNHAVAKGATPYVGDDKALDVPAIVGIGGSLLYFIETYGEKGSAYDAEFDWVGARDPKPEGVGFYYLDHLTHNVFRGNMDTWWDFYRKLFGFTQIHFFDIDGRITGLVSRAITSPCGKIRIPLNESKDDTSQIAEYLKKYNGEGIQHIAVGTDGIYDATDRLAANGLKFMPGPPETYYEMSQSRVNGHDEPLDRMKQHGILIDGEGVVNGGMTKILLQIFSRTVIGPIFFEFIQRKGDEGFGEGNFRALFESIEEDQIRRGVIGAEAAE
- a CDS encoding Lrp/AsnC family transcriptional regulator — encoded protein: MAESDRIDGFDRKILALLQDDARLTNNDLSQKVNLSASQCSRRRQRLEDEGFIRGYRAVLDRDRLGFPLVNVITVTLATHNRDNARRFADLLSRLPEVQEAHALTGEMDYILKVVTPDLKSLAAFVNDVLLPHESVQHVKTAIVLETLKETASLPL
- a CDS encoding TRAP transporter substrate-binding protein, with the protein product MKTASIKSLVIAASIASAAWLSTTTATLAQEVTLRLHQFLPAQANVPTHVLDPWANKVEADSGGRIKIERYPAMQLGGTPPQLIDQATDGTVDIVWTLPGSTPGRFPSTEVFELPFMMTNAEAASRAYWDVFESRMKDNEFKDLHIISTWVHGPGVIHSKSPVETMDDLQGMKVRAPTRIITSLISELGGTPVGMPIPAVTESLSKGVIDGAVTPWEVVPSLKVHELVGNHTEFGGDHAIYTTTFVLAMNKAKYESLPDDLKKVIDDNSGQDVSALFGKTQEEYDAPGRELAVGRNNNIVELTAEQADEWKAAAQPVIDNWVAEMDGKGLDGKGLLEEARRLIDKYTAAQ